A single region of the Sphingobium sp. EP60837 genome encodes:
- a CDS encoding pilus assembly protein TadG-related protein, with protein sequence MSARRNSLLRSTSGAVAPTVALSLFGLIAAGGIAFDYARMASLDSELQTAADQAALAAATQLDGKSNARTRATNAVNNLIQNDARFANDKCGAAIKVGGTVPTGCDSSGALTFYQDKAKTTLATTDQDANFVEVKVNSRTAYFALTPIVRTFSSGALSAKAFAGVGSAICKVPPVMICNPSEPDTNADENLAFNVSRGVGLKLITGNADAAGNFGWLEATFKNGANGLAAALGYDTIQTDCQAMDGITTKTGMSTSVLDSLNTRFDVYANGSICPSQYGGTCSPSTNTRKDLTCSSDNGSTCKNGFDVSDNPYRPTTAAVMTGGYPDIMGYPRDLCHAVPQGSQTCGIVGSGTWDRDAYFKVNYGWDAATWPGATSLGATPSRYDVYNWEVAHPSVVVGGVAKGIGVAQPAGSKYAFGSPANGVAGITPSSAGVDRRRISVAVLNCHALKLHGKTSGIDPVKWLDVFLVEPSIDRKIGGTKWTEKKEVYVEVIADTGSGLNGASNPQVIERSVPYLIE encoded by the coding sequence ATGTCTGCCCGTCGGAATAGCCTCCTAAGGTCAACCAGCGGTGCGGTAGCGCCGACGGTCGCCCTGTCGCTGTTCGGGCTGATTGCGGCGGGCGGCATCGCTTTTGATTATGCGCGGATGGCGAGCCTCGACAGCGAATTGCAGACTGCTGCGGACCAAGCTGCTTTGGCAGCGGCGACGCAGTTGGATGGGAAGAGCAATGCCCGGACAAGGGCGACTAACGCCGTCAATAATCTTATCCAGAACGATGCCCGATTTGCAAATGACAAGTGTGGTGCGGCAATTAAGGTCGGCGGCACGGTTCCTACGGGCTGTGACAGCAGCGGAGCCCTGACCTTCTATCAAGACAAGGCCAAGACAACTTTGGCTACCACTGATCAGGATGCCAATTTTGTTGAGGTGAAGGTCAATTCGCGCACGGCTTATTTCGCGCTGACTCCGATCGTGAGGACATTTTCGTCGGGAGCCTTGTCGGCGAAGGCCTTTGCCGGGGTTGGATCGGCGATCTGTAAGGTGCCGCCGGTGATGATCTGCAATCCGAGCGAGCCGGACACCAACGCCGATGAGAATTTGGCTTTCAATGTATCGCGAGGCGTAGGCCTGAAGCTCATCACCGGCAATGCTGACGCGGCAGGCAACTTCGGATGGCTGGAGGCGACGTTCAAAAATGGTGCGAACGGCCTAGCCGCCGCATTGGGTTATGACACCATTCAGACCGATTGCCAGGCAATGGATGGCATCACTACCAAGACCGGCATGAGCACTTCGGTGCTGGATTCACTCAATACCCGATTTGACGTCTATGCGAACGGCAGCATCTGCCCGTCGCAATATGGCGGCACATGTTCGCCCTCCACCAATACGCGCAAAGACCTGACCTGTAGTTCCGACAACGGGAGCACCTGCAAAAACGGATTTGATGTTTCGGACAACCCATACCGGCCGACGACCGCTGCGGTGATGACCGGTGGTTATCCTGATATCATGGGTTATCCCCGTGATCTGTGCCATGCCGTTCCGCAAGGATCGCAAACATGTGGTATCGTTGGCAGCGGCACATGGGATCGTGACGCTTATTTCAAGGTAAATTACGGTTGGGACGCGGCCACATGGCCGGGCGCAACCAGCCTTGGGGCAACGCCGAGCCGCTATGATGTGTATAATTGGGAAGTCGCCCATCCCAGCGTCGTGGTTGGAGGGGTTGCCAAGGGGATCGGTGTGGCGCAGCCCGCTGGCAGCAAATATGCCTTCGGTTCTCCAGCCAATGGTGTAGCGGGCATTACGCCCAGTTCTGCGGGTGTGGATCGCCGGCGCATCTCAGTCGCTGTTCTTAACTGTCACGCCCTTAAGCTGCATGGCAAGACTTCGGGTATTGACCCGGTGAAATGGCTTGATGTTTTTCTGGTTGAGCCATCCATCGATCGTAAGATTGGGGGAACCAAATGGACCGAGAAGAAGGAAGTCTATGTCGAAGTGATTGCCGACACAGGGAGCGGCCTAAACGGAGCGAGTAATCCACAGGTGATCGAGCGATCGGTCCCGTACCTGATTGAGTGA
- a CDS encoding TadE/TadG family type IV pilus assembly protein yields the protein MTMASSFLFRPIGCNRAAAAAEMALVTPLLITLMFGAFELGNYFLSEHVVAKAVRDGARYASRRAFTEFTCPNTVSSDVVDKTRNITRTGQIANGGTARLTSWTTATTVSVTLSCTAISGGNYSGIYNGMSNVPRIKVSATVPYTSLFNNLGFTSTSLSLISSSEATVQGI from the coding sequence ATGACGATGGCCTCTTCTTTCCTCTTTCGTCCCATCGGTTGTAACCGGGCAGCAGCTGCTGCGGAAATGGCTCTCGTAACACCCCTTCTCATCACTTTGATGTTCGGTGCGTTTGAGCTGGGCAACTATTTCCTTAGCGAGCACGTTGTGGCGAAGGCAGTTCGCGATGGCGCGCGCTATGCTTCGCGGCGGGCTTTCACAGAGTTCACCTGCCCTAACACCGTATCAAGCGACGTAGTGGACAAGACTCGCAATATCACCCGCACCGGGCAGATCGCAAATGGAGGGACAGCACGGTTAACCAGCTGGACTACAGCGACGACAGTTTCGGTGACACTCAGTTGCACCGCAATTTCTGGAGGAAATTACTCTGGGATATATAATGGCATGTCGAACGTCCCTCGGATCAAGGTTTCCGCCACCGTTCCTTATACGTCCCTGTTCAATAATCTTGGCTTCACCAGCACTTCGTTGTCGCTGATTTCGTCATCCGAAGCGACGGTGCAGGGGATATGA
- a CDS encoding TadE/TadG family type IV pilus assembly protein, producing MIRRLALLAQDQRASSAAEFAIVLPLLIIFLFGIIDVGRLMWTWNRAEKATQMGVRYAVATDMIPNGLAAYSFVVSGSLSQGDPIPEASFGGASCNFNAGAVSCSCKTGATCPSPLVSNSATALTAFNNVVARMKLFMPEITASKVTIDYDYSGLGYAGDPNGPDVAPLVKVSLKQMTFTPVALTPFRTSISLPSFSAALTMEDGQGTVSN from the coding sequence ATGATCCGGCGGCTTGCCCTCCTTGCTCAAGACCAGCGCGCTTCTTCGGCGGCGGAATTCGCGATCGTATTGCCGTTGCTCATCATATTTTTATTCGGCATCATCGATGTTGGCCGTCTGATGTGGACTTGGAATCGCGCGGAAAAGGCGACCCAGATGGGTGTGCGCTATGCCGTCGCTACCGACATGATTCCCAACGGTCTGGCTGCATATAGTTTCGTCGTTAGTGGCTCGCTCTCACAGGGTGATCCAATCCCTGAGGCTTCCTTCGGCGGAGCGTCTTGCAACTTCAATGCGGGCGCTGTCAGTTGTTCATGCAAGACAGGGGCGACCTGTCCGAGTCCTCTGGTCAGTAACAGTGCGACGGCACTGACTGCGTTTAACAACGTCGTTGCCCGTATGAAATTGTTCATGCCTGAGATCACGGCGAGTAAGGTCACCATCGACTATGACTATTCGGGCCTGGGTTATGCAGGAGATCCCAACGGGCCGGACGTTGCTCCGCTGGTCAAGGTATCCCTGAAGCAAATGACCTTTACACCGGTGGCTTTGACACCTTTTAGAACTAGCATCTCTCTCCCCAGCTTCAGCGCCGCCCTCACCATGGAAGACGGCCAGGGCACGGTATCAAATTGA
- a CDS encoding AAA family ATPase produces the protein MRNKILGIVTNTAEAAESWTLDVGDEGIHLILSEQEVAASDILGDRLSGQSLTLSMLAPSASLPSQLVSEAKAIILEVMPDDEASMRRLAALRAAHPALLVVAAVRNAEIPLVRALLRSGINDVLPLPLQASELTAILDHLRAEITAKGGQNVKTGQLVSIIKSVGGVGATTIATQAASLHARSVRQAGERVCLFDFDIQFGNAGTFLSITSPLTLADLLQGGNRVDRELLGSVTLETPTGLHVVTAPTEIMPLEAVNAEQVFRVVELAQRNFDTIYLDLPGNWTNWSMSLVARSEVIFLVCELTIASLRQARRQIALLRDQGIDPARIHVIANRVEKKLFRAIGLADAAAALDHPVNLSIANDFPLVSSALDQGVLIQELKARSRICKDMADIVDCAMQAVEARRQAEKG, from the coding sequence TTGAGGAACAAGATCTTGGGCATCGTGACGAACACAGCGGAAGCCGCCGAGAGCTGGACCCTCGATGTTGGGGATGAGGGTATTCACCTGATCCTGTCGGAGCAGGAGGTTGCGGCTTCCGATATATTGGGGGATCGGCTGAGCGGGCAGTCGCTGACGCTTTCGATGTTGGCGCCCAGTGCTTCTCTGCCGTCGCAGCTGGTGAGCGAGGCCAAGGCGATCATATTGGAGGTGATGCCGGACGACGAAGCTTCCATGCGGCGGCTGGCGGCGTTGCGGGCGGCTCATCCGGCTCTGCTGGTAGTGGCGGCGGTGCGCAATGCGGAGATTCCGCTGGTGCGCGCGCTGTTGCGGAGCGGGATCAATGATGTGTTGCCGCTGCCTTTGCAGGCGAGCGAACTGACGGCCATCCTGGACCATTTGCGGGCGGAGATCACGGCTAAGGGCGGGCAGAACGTCAAGACGGGGCAGCTGGTCTCCATCATCAAGAGTGTTGGCGGCGTGGGGGCTACCACGATCGCGACCCAGGCGGCGAGCCTGCATGCCCGGTCGGTCCGTCAGGCGGGCGAGCGGGTTTGCCTGTTCGACTTCGATATTCAGTTCGGCAATGCGGGCACCTTCCTGAGCATAACGTCTCCGCTGACGCTGGCGGACCTGTTGCAGGGCGGCAATCGGGTGGATCGGGAGCTGCTGGGATCGGTTACGCTCGAAACGCCGACGGGGCTTCACGTCGTGACCGCGCCGACGGAGATCATGCCGCTGGAGGCGGTGAACGCCGAGCAGGTGTTCCGCGTGGTCGAACTGGCGCAGCGCAATTTCGATACCATCTATCTCGACCTGCCGGGCAATTGGACGAACTGGTCCATGTCGCTGGTGGCGCGGTCGGAAGTCATCTTCCTGGTGTGCGAACTGACCATCGCCAGCCTGCGTCAGGCGCGGAGGCAGATTGCGCTGCTGCGCGACCAGGGCATCGATCCGGCGCGGATCCATGTGATCGCGAACCGGGTGGAGAAGAAGCTGTTCCGCGCGATCGGGCTGGCAGATGCGGCAGCGGCGCTGGATCATCCGGTGAACCTCAGCATTGCAAACGACTTCCCGCTGGTGAGCTCGGCGCTGGACCAGGGGGTGCTGATCCAGGAACTCAAGGCACGCAGCCGCATCTGCAAGGACATGGCCGACATAGTCGATTGCGCCATGCAGGCGGTCGAGGCGCGGCGCCAGGCGGAGAAGGGCTGA